The Anabaena sp. PCC 7108 region GATTCGGCAAATTTTTAAATCAGGAGTAAATTGTAAATAGCTTTCTTCAGTTAACATCATAGATTTTAGTGTATTGTTATTTCCAATCTTTTTCTGCTTGTTCCAAAACATAAGCCGCGACATTTTCGATTTCTTCAGTGGTCAATCTTTCTTGATAAGCTGACATATTGTTTTTCCCATTAGTAACGATATTTGTAATCGCTGCTAAAGAATCCATTCCATATCTTTTTAAAGCATTCTTTTTTAAATTCTTGCCCCTTCTAATAATGTTACCACCATTGATATGACATCCAGCACAGTGAACACTAAAAACTTCTGCCCCATTTTGGGTATCTAAAGCATTAGCAGGTAAAATCGGTAAAATCAAAATGCTTGTCCATAATAGAAGGGTAACTAATGTTAATGTTAGTAATCTTCTCACCAAATTTCTCCAAATTTTGTTTTGACAATTTACAACAATCAACCCTAAAGATAATATTATAGTGATTCAAAGTCGGATGTAAATCCGGCAAATTTTGCACATTCTTCTTGAAAAGTTTCTGCTTCGCTGACATCCTCGATTTTATAAGACATGATACGTATACCATCTGGCATTTTTTTAGAACCAATCAATTCACCTTTGTATTTACCTGCAAGTGTTTTAAACTCAACGCCATAAAGCTTCCAGGCTTCATCATTACAAGTGATATTTACACGCCACATAGTTAATTTGCAATTATTCCCGGTACATATTAATCATCTCACAAATAGGCAACGCCATAAAAATAATCTATTTGATTCTGTGTTCTTCTATCTAAAGGAAGTGTTTATCTAAAAAATACCGCGCCATAATGCCAATGTAGCATCATGTTCAATTGCTATGCAAATTAGCTAAATTTATTTATGGGGCTAAATATGACTAACAACATCAAAGACAAAATTCAAGCCGATTTACAAGAAGCTAAAGCTACTGGACAATTAAGAACTGAGAACATTCGTGAAATAGTCAAAGCCGCAGTTTCTCAGGTAGCTGCTGAATTGAAAGAAGGTTCTAGCGAACTACGTACTTTGGTGATAGATGCAGTTTCAGCAGTAGTTGAAAATTTACAAGATAAAGGTAGCGAAATCAAAGAAGAAGTGACAGCTTCTATTGAAGGTGCTTTAGAAGGTGTGAATAGCAAAAGACATGAAGCTATTGTCAAAACCCAAACGGAATTAAAGACACTACAAACACGACTAGATAATGAAGAAGAACAACTTCAGCAAGAAGTTGATGGAATGTTAGCAGAAATTGAACAGACGAGTACAGATAAATCTGCTAATATAAAAAGTGCGATCGCATCAGCTATTAATGCTATCCAAGATAGTGAAGAAGTCAGCCTGTTAAAGAAACGTTATGCCCAACTCCAAGCACAATTAGCCATTATTAGAGCAAATTTAGCTGCACGTTATGGCGGGCGTTCTGGGGAAGTAAAAGACTATTTAGATGAAGCAAAAACCTGGTATGATCAAGCGCGTCCTCAAGTAGAATCTGTGGCTACACAGGTGGGAGAAAAACATTCTCAATTAGAAAATAAACTGGGTGAAGCAGGTGCTGTATTAGCTAAAAAAGAGCGCCACTTCAAGCAAATATTGAGAGATTTACTCTTAGCAACGGCTGACTCATTTAAAGATAAAGAACCTGAAGACAAGAAAACATTGACTAAATAAGTATCTATAGCAATCCTGGCGGAGGGTGTGAACATTTTTTTTTGTTTGGGTTAGATGCGTTTCCCCTGGCGTTTTCACCTAACATCTACTAGAAAATATGTTTTCATGACTCATTTAGGGCTGCTATAGAAGGTTTTTTATTTTCTTTCAAATATAATCAAAAAAAGGGTAATTAGTCTTAGGAATTTTCAACTAATTACCTATTACTAAAATTAGTAAATACCTTCCTCTCTATTCTGGCTTTCATCATGTTTAGCAATTACCCAAATTGCATGAATACTACCAGGAAGCCAACCCAGAAGGGTAAGCAGGATGTTAATGAACAAAGTTGAATTAACTCCAACAGTGAGAAAAACTCCTAATGGAGGTAAGAAAAACCCAAGCAGCAAGCGGATTATTTTCATGATATTTTGAGAATGTTTTAACTTTGCAGTGACAGTGAATGAGTGGAGTTTTCAACCTGTGTTGGCAGGTTTTTGGAGTGAAAGATGCGACTTAAGAGGATATTTTGGGGTTAGTAGGAGTACTTTGTAATTCAGGATTCTTTTCAGCAAAGTATTTACTAATGAAGGTGTTAGCCAAAGATAGGACTACTGGACCGAGAATAAAAGCAATAATTCCGTGAACGCTAAAGCCAGGAACTAAAATTGATGCTAACCAAAAGCAGATTCCGTTGACTATTAGGGAAAATCCACCTAATGTTAAGAACGTCAATGGTAAAGATAGTGCGGAAATGATTGGTTTGACTGAACCGTTAATCAAACCAATCGCTAAACCTGCTATTAAAGCTGAAGGAAAATTGGCAAGATTAACGCCTGGAACAATTAAATCAACAATTAGCAGGCTTAAGGCTGTAGCGAGTATAGTTAAAAATGTTCCCCACATTGTTTTTACCTTTGAGTAACAGCAACACATATACTGTTTCTATCTTCTAGTAAAATTTAGGTTTTAACCTCTGGTTTTAGGCTGAATTAGGTTATGTCGAAAGGAGGATTTTTTAAACGCAGAGGAACGCGGAGGTTAACGCGGAGGAACGCGAAGGGTTTTTTTAGTTATTCAGGTTTATGGTAGAGGGAGGTTTTATATAAATGTTGTTCTTGATGTGTTTCTAATACGCAATCAGATAATGGATAACTTACGCAGGTAATGACATAACCAGCTTGGATTTCATGGGGACGAAGAAATTTCTGTTCACTTTGATCAATTTCACCGCTAATAAGTTTAGCTACACAAGCTGAACATTCTCCTTGTTTACAACCAGATGGTAAACGGACACCTATTTCTTCGGCTATGTCGATTATATATTGATCTTCTGGTACTTGAATTGTGCGATCTAATTTTAGTTTTTCGTTGATTAATCTGATTTGGTAAATATTCATATCAATTTGGGATTTATTTTTTGCTGTTGTTTGGTGAACATCTGATTTTTTTTAACCCAAAGACGCATAGAGAATAAGGAGAGATTTTTATGAAT contains the following coding sequences:
- the petJ gene encoding cytochrome c6 PetJ, translating into MRRLLTLTLVTLLLWTSILILPILPANALDTQNGAEVFSVHCAGCHINGGNIIRRGKNLKKNALKRYGMDSLAAITNIVTNGKNNMSAYQERLTTEEIENVAAYVLEQAEKDWK
- a CDS encoding YqaE/Pmp3 family membrane protein — translated: MKIIRLLLGFFLPPLGVFLTVGVNSTLFINILLTLLGWLPGSIHAIWVIAKHDESQNREEGIY
- a CDS encoding phage holin family protein, which translates into the protein MWGTFLTILATALSLLIVDLIVPGVNLANFPSALIAGLAIGLINGSVKPIISALSLPLTFLTLGGFSLIVNGICFWLASILVPGFSVHGIIAFILGPVVLSLANTFISKYFAEKNPELQSTPTNPKISS
- a CDS encoding 2Fe-2S iron-sulfur cluster-binding protein produces the protein MNIYQIRLINEKLKLDRTIQVPEDQYIIDIAEEIGVRLPSGCKQGECSACVAKLISGEIDQSEQKFLRPHEIQAGYVITCVSYPLSDCVLETHQEQHLYKTSLYHKPE